The segment TCGCCCAGCTTGTCCAGGAAGGCGGCCGGGGGCTTCTCGTAGATGCCCATGGTGCGGTCGCCCTGCACATTGCTGTGGCCGCGCACGGGGCAGGCCCCCGCGCCGGGGCGGCCCAGATTGCCGCGCAGCATCAGCAGGCCGGCCATCTGCTGGATGGTGGCCACCGAGTGCTGGTGCTGGGTGATGCCCATGCCCCAGCAGAGGATGCTGCTCTTGGCCTGGGCATAGAGATCGGCGGCGGCAAAGAGCTGGTCGCGGCTCAGGCCCGAGGCCTCGATCAGGTCTTCCCAGCGCTCGGCGCGCAGATCGGCCTCGTACTCGGCAAAGCCCTGGGTGTGCTCGGCGATGAAGTCCACATCCAGCACGCGCGGCTGGCCGGCGGCGCGCGCGGAATCGTCCAGCTCGAGCAGGCGCTTGGCCATGGCCTTGACGGCGGCCAGGTCGCCGCCGATGCGCAGCTGGAAGTAGTGGGTGGAGATGGGCGTGGAGCCCAGCGTGGCCATTTCCAGCTTGTCCTGCGGGTCGGCAAAGCGCTCCAGGCCGCGCTCGCGCAGCGGGTTGAAGCTGACGATGCGGGCCCCGCGCTTGGACGCGGCGCGCAGCTCGCCCAGCATGCGCGGATGGTTGGTGCCGGGGTTCTGCCCGAAGATGAAGATGGCCTCGGCCTGCTCGAAGTCCTCCAGCGTGACCGTGCCCTTGCCGATGCCGATGGTGGGCTTCAGCCCCTGGCCACTGGGCTCGTGGCACATGTTCGAGCAGTCGGGGAAGTTGTTGGTGCCGAACTCGCGCACGAAGAGCTGGTACAGAAAGGCCGCTTCGTTGCTGGCCCGGCCCGAGGTGTAGAAGATGGCCTCGTCCGGCGTGGCCAGGGCATTGAGCTGGGCGGCGATCAGCTCGAAGGCCTGGTCCCAGGCAATGGGCTGGTAGCGGTCGCTCGCCGCGTCGTAGACCAGGGGATGGGTGATGCGGCCCAGGTTCTCGAGGTAGAAGTCGCTCTGCTCGGCCAGCCAGGACACGGTGTGCGCGCCCAGCACCTCGGGCGTGGCACGGTGGGCGGTGGCCTCGGCGGCCACGGCCTTGGCGCCGTTCTCGCAGAACTCGAAGGTGGAGCGGTGGTCGCGGTCGGGCCAGGCGCAGCCGGGGCAGTCAAAGCCGTCGGCCTGGTTGGCGGACAGCAGGGTCTTGGCGCCCTTGAGCGCGATGCCCTGGGCCTGCAGATGCTGGGCCACGCTCTTCAGCGCGCCCCAGCCGCCGGCCGGGCCCTTGTAGAAATGGATTTTCTGTTCACTCATGGCAATGGTCCCCGCAGGGCGCAAAGCCCCGGTTCACCCAAGCAGGAGAACCGAGGCCTCGCGATGCTAACCGGCCGTGGCCGGCCGCGTCTTGTGGTCGATATCCGGGCGGGCTCAGTGGAAGAACTTGGCCGCGCTCAGCAGGGTTTTGTAGATGCCCCAGGCCAGCGGCAGGCCCACGGCCGCCCAGGCCAGCAGCACCATGGCCGTGGGCGTGGCAGCCCCGGCACCGGGACCGCTGCCCACTTCGGCGGCGGCAGCCCGCTCATGCGCCAGTTTCTTCTCGGCGGCCAGTTCGGCCTCGCTCATGAAGTGCTTGTCGGCGATGGGACGGATCAGCAGGTTGGCGATCATGCCGATCACCAGCATGCCCACCAGGATGTACATGGTCTGGTTGTAGACCTGCTCGCGCGGCAGGCCCAGGCCCAGCTGGTACTCGCGCATGTAGTTCACGACCACGGGACCCAGGATGCCGGCGGTGGCCCAGGCGGTCAGCAGGCGACCGTGGATGGCGCCCACCATCTGGGTGCCGAAGAGGTCGGCCAGATAGGCCGGCACCGTGGCGAAGCCGCCGCCGTACATCGACAGGATCAGGCAGAAGGCACCCACGAAGAGCAGGGTGGAACCCGCGGCGGCCGAGGAGGGGATGCTGAAGTACAGCAGGCCGCCCAGCACGAAGAAGACCGAGTAGGTCATCTTGCGGCCCAGCTTGTCCGACAGGCTGGCCCAGACGAAACGGCCGCCGATATTGAACAGGCTCAGCAGGGCGGTGAAGCCGCCGGCCACGGCCGCGATGGCCGCCAGCTGTTCCTTGTTCAGCTCGCTGAAGCGGGTGGGCAGGCCGACCAGGGCGCCGCCGAAGATCTCCTGCAGCATGGGGCTGGCCATGCCGATCACGCCGATGCCGGCGCTCACGTTCATACACAGCACGATCCACACCAGCCAGAACTGGGGGATGCCCCAGACCTTCTTCACATGCACATGGCGCTGCGTGATCATGGTGTTGCTGGCCTGGGCCGGCGGCGGGGTCCAGCCGGCGGGTTTCCAGCCGGTGGGCGGCACGCGGTAGCCCAGGGCACCGGCGACCATGAAAACGAAGTAGACCAGGGCCATCACCACAAAGGTCTGCCAGACGCCGACCTCGGTGGGTGTGGCGAAATGCTTCATGAGTTCCACGGCCAGGGGCGAGCCGATCATGGCACCGCCGCCGAAGCCCATGATGGCCATGCCGGTGGCCATGCCACGGCGGTCCGGGAACCACTTGATCAGCGTGGACACCGGCGAGATATAGCCCAGGCCCAGACCGATGCCGCCGATCACGCCCGAGCCCAGGATCATCATCCAGAACTGGTGGGTGTAGATACCCAGGGCCGAGAGCAGCATGCCGCCGCACCAGCAGACGGCGCTCACCAGACCGGCCTTGCGCGGGCCGGCGCGTTCCAGCCAGCCGCCCCAGATGGCGGCCGAGCACCCCAGGAACACGAAGAACAGGGTGTACATCCAGCCCAGGGTGGCGACGCTCCAGTCACAGCTGGTGGTGAAGAGCTGGGCGAAGAAGCCCACGTCCTTGCCGCAGGCCAGGGCGCCCGTGCCGGCCACACCTAGGGCCTTGGACAGGGGCAGCCAGAACACCGAGAAGCCATAGGCCATGCCGATGCACAGATGGATGGCCAGGGCGCAGGGCGGCACCAGCCAGCGGTTGAAGCCGGGGGAGGCAATGGTGCGCTCCTTGTCCAGCCAGCCCGGCGCGGCAGGCGCAGCGCCGATGGGATTTGCGATTGTTGAGGACATTCTTGTTCTGCTCCGGAAGTCGACGAGGGGCTGCCGTGGCGTGGCAGCTTCGGCGGCTGCGATGAGACTTCATGCGCGTCGCCTTGCCCATCCGGGCCTGCCCGGGAAAAAGTTGGCACTCTGTCGCGGACAAACTGCCCCCTGCGACAAGTTGTCGCGAGGCCCTTCCTAGAATCCGGCACCCAGCTCTGTCTGCCGTCCTTGAACCCCCGCTCCAGCAAACCCTGGCCCCACGCCGCCATCCTGGTCGTCGATGACGAGCCGGGCATCCAGCACTTCCTCGAGAAGACGCTGGCGCCGCGCACCAGCGGGCGTGTGATGACGGCCGGCTCGGCCGAGGCGGCCGAGGCCCTGCTGCGCCAGCACCGCTTTGACCTGGTGATCCTGGACGTGACCCTGCCCGGCAAGAGCGGCCTGGTGCTGCTGCGCGAGCTGCGCGATCAGGTGGATGCCAGCGAGGTGGTGCTGATCACGGCCTTTGCCGATCTGGAGACGGCCATCGAGGCGGTGCGGGCCGGCGCCAGCGACTTCCTGCTCAAGCCCTTTCGCGCCGCCCAGATCCTGAATGTGGTGGAGCGCTGCCTGGAGCGCGCGCGGCTCAAGCGCGAGAACTGGGTGCTGCGGCGCAGCCTCTCGCGGCGCAGCGCCGACGAGGCCCTGGTGGGCGACTCCATCGCCATGCGCAGCCTGCGCACGGCCCTGCAGCGCCTGGCCCAGGTGAGCAGCACGGTGCTGCTCACCGGCGAGTCCGGCACCGGCAAGGAACTGGCGGCCCAGGCCCTGCACCGTCAGGGCCCCAATGCCAATGCGCCCTTCGTGCCGGTGAACTGCGCCACGCTCTCGCCGGCCCTGATCGAGTCCGAGCTCTTCGGCCAGGCCGGCTGGGGCAGCGACGGCCACAAGAGCCGCGACGGCCTCTTTGTCTACGCCCAGGGCGGCACCCTGTTCCTGGACGAGGTGGGCGAGCTGCCCCTGTCCCTGCAGGCCACCTTGCTGCGGGTGCTGGAGGACCGCCACATCCGCCCCGTGGGCAGCGAGCACGAGGTTCCGGTGGATGTGCGCATCGTCGCCGCCACCCACCGGCCCCTTGCCGACGAGGTGGCGGCCGGACGCTTCCGCAAGGACCTCTACTACCGGCTGCAGGTGGTGGAGCTGGGCCTGCCGCCGCTGCGCGCGCACAAGGAAGACATTCCCGAGCTGGTGGCGCATTTCGTGGAGACGCTCTCGCTGCAGCTGGGCATGCCGCCGATTGCCGTCACCGAGGACGAGATGCGCTATCTGCAGCAGTACGACTGGCCGGGCAATGTGCGCGAGCTGCGCAACCTGATCGAGCGCTCCCTGATCGTCGGGGCGCTCAATGTCTCGGCCCTCTACCAGAGCCTGGCGCGCACCCAGGGCAATCCGCGGCCGCCGCGCTCGCGCTTCTCGGGCCCCACCGATCTGCAGACTCTGGAAAAGCAGCACATCCTGGCGGTGCTGGATTCGGTGGAGGGCGACAAGCAGCAGGCCGCCGAGCTGCTGGGCATCTCGCGGCGCACGCTGGAGCGGCGCTTCGCCGAGTGGAACGAGGCTGGCGAGGCCGCCAAGCCGGGCTGAACGGTCTCAGCGGGCTGAGGGCTCAGGCCAGGGCCGTCGCGTCCGCGGCGGCTTCCTGGCGCTGCAGCCAGACGCCGGCCTCCACCGGCAGCAGGGGCTTGGCATAGAGATAGCCCTGCAGGGCCTGGCAGCCGGCGGCGCGGCTGGCGCGGGCCTGCTCTGCGGTCTCTATGCCCTCGGCCACCACCTCCAGGCGCAGGGCGGCCGCGAGCTGGCAGATGGCCTGCACCACCGCGCTGGCCGCGGCCTGGGGCATGGGCTGGATCAGGCTGCGATCGATCTTCACCGTGTCCAGCGGCAGGCTGCGCAGCAGATTGAGCGAGGAGAAGCCGGTGCCGAAATCGTCCAGCGCCAGCTTGATGCCCAGGGCTCGCAGCCGGGCCAGACGCTCGCGGGCCTGCTCGGCATCGCGCACCGCGGCGCTCTCGGTCAGCTCCAGCTGCAGCAGGGCGGCGGGCAGCTCATAGCGTTGCAGGGTCGCGGCCACGAAGTCGGGGAAGCCGGGGTCCAGCAGCTGCAGCGGGGAGACATTCACCGCCACCGGCACCAGGCGTGCCGGCTCGCCGGCCGCGCGCCAGGCCGCCAGCTGGCGGCAGGCCTGCGCCAGCAGCTGGGCGCCCAGGGGCAGGATCAGGCCGGTGCGCTCGGCGGCGGGGATGAAGTCCGCCGGGCTGACCAGGCCGTGGCCGGGGCGCTGCCAGCGGGCCAGGGCCTCGAAGCCCAGCAGGCGGCCGTCGCTGGCCGCTACCTTGGGCTGGTAGCGCAGATGGAACTCCGCATCGCGCAGGCCGGCGCGCATGGCCTGCTCGGCCCGCATGCTGGCGCTGTTGTCGCGCCGGTCCGGCCGGGCCCAGCGCTCGGCCGTGCCGGGGTCCTGCTTGGCCTCGTGCATGGCGATGCTGGCCTCGCGCATCAGGGCTTCGGGCTCGCTGGCTGTGTGCGGACAGCTGGCCACACCCATGGACACGTCCACATAGATCTCATGCCCTAGGGCCTGGAGTGGCCGGCTCAGACGCTGGCGCAGGCGCGCCACCAGGGCGGCCAGGGCCTCGGGTGCGGCCCTGCCCGGGGCCAGCAGGGCGAACTCGTCCTCGCCCAGGTGCATGACCTCGAGCGCGGGCTCGAATTCCTCGCATAGCACGTGGGCCAGCTGGCGCAGCAGGGCATCGCCGGCGCTGTGACCATAGGCCTCGTTGAGCTGGGTGAAGCGGTCCAGGTCCAGCCAGATCAGACCGAAGCTTTCCCCCGCGGCGCAGCGCTCGCGCAGGCGCTGCTGCAGGGCGCTGCGGTTGGGCAGGCCGGAGAGCGGGTCGTGCGTGGCCTGGTGCAGCAGGGCCTGGGCGGCCTGGTGGCGCTCGGTGTCGTCGCTCACCACGATGTGCTCGGCCGCGCGGCCCTGCCAGTCCACCCGCCAGGAGGAGAAGACCAGATGCAGGCGGCTGCCATCACTGCGCAGGCGCTCGCCTTCCCAGTGGGCCTGGTCCAGACGTCCGGCCAGCACCGCGCGGTGACGCTGGGCGGTGGCGCGGCGCAGGGCCTCGGGCTGGGCCTGCTGCAGGGCCTCGAAGGCGCCCAGATCGGGCACACCATAGAGCTTGAGCAGGGCGGCATTGGCATAGAGGATGCGCCGGCCGCGCTTGATGCCCACGCCCTGGTGGGAGTGTTCGGTGAGCAGGTGCAGCTGCTGGCGCAGCTGGTTCGACTCCTGGCTGACGCGGCGCAGGGCTGCCAGCATCAGGCAGCAGCCCAGCAGCAGGCGCAGGGCTGCGCCCACCGCGGCCTGGGCCGGCAGATGGGCCTCGACGCCCAGCGCATAGGGCAGCTGCAGCAGGCCCAGCAGCAGCAGCAGCACGCCGGCCACGCGCTCGGCCCGGCCCTGGGGCCAGAGCCAGCGCAGGCCCACCAGGCCCAGCCAGGTCTGCAGGCCGGCGCCGGCCGCCTGGGCCTCGGGCAGGCCCAGGCTCAGCAGCAGGGCGAAGACCAGGCCCAGGCCCAGCACCAGGGCCAGCGCCGCGCGCTGGCCGACGGGGCGCCCGATCAGCTCGCGCAGGCCCATGGCCAGCAAGGTGGTGCCCGCCGCTCCGGCGGCCACCATGCCCGCGCCGCCCAGGTGGTGAGCCAGGGTGTGCGGATCCAGCCAGAGCAGATAGGCCGGCGTGGCCAGGGCATGGACCAGGAAGCTGGCGCCCAGCAGACGGTTGAAGCGCTGGCGACGGTCGCGCACCCAGACCAGCCACAGGGCCAGGCCGAGCACCAGATTGATCAGCAGATTGAACGCGAGTGCGTAGATCACGGAGCCGTCATGAAAGCGCTGCCGGGCGGGCAGACGGGCTCGGGGATCTTAGGTGGCAGACCTTGTCCGTCGCGGCAGGGTCTGCGCAGTATTGCGCGCTTTGGCGTCCGCCGATGGGGGGATGAAGGGGGAGTCTTCAGCCCTCGGTGCGAAAGACGGACGTGCTGCTGCTCAGGCGGTCGGCCTGCGTCTGCATGCTGGCCGCCGCCGCGGCCGATTGTTCGACCAGGGCCGCGTTCTGCTGCGTGGCCTGGTCCAGCTGGGTGATGGCCTGGTTGACCCGGGCGATCTCCGCGCTCTGCTGGGCCGAGGACTCGGCAATGCTGCCGATCAGGCTGGCCACCTGCTGCACCGCGCTCTCGATCTCCCGCATCGCGTCACCGGCGCTGCGTACCAGCTGGGTGCCACCGGCCACCTCCTCGACTGACTGGCCGATCAGGGTCTTGATATCGCGTGCCGCCGCGGCCGCGCGCTGGGCCAGGGAGCGCACCTCGCCGGCCACCACGGCAAAGCCCTTGCCCTGCTCGCCGGCCCGGGCGGCTTCCACCGCCGCGTTGAGTGCCAGGATATTGGTCTGGAAGGCGATGCTGTCGATCAGGCCGGTGATCTCGGCGATCTTGCTGGCGCTGGCGTCGATGGCCTGCATGCTGCTGACCACCTGGGACACGACCTGACCCCCCTTGGCCGCGGCGTCGGAGGCGCCGCCGGCCAGGCCGCGGGCCTCGCGCGCCGAGCCGGCCGTCTGGCCCACGGCCTCGGTGAGCTGGCTCATGGCCGAGGCCGTCTGCTGCAGGCTGGCGGCCGTCTGCTCGGTGCGGTTGGAGAGGTCCTGGTTGCCGGCGGCGATCTCGGCGCTGGCGCTGCTGATGCTCTGGGCCGCGCCCTGCACCTGCTGCACCGCCTCACGGATGCGCAACAGGGCCTGCTGCAGGCGCAGCGAGACGCCGACCGTGGCACCGCGGCCTGAGCCGCCCTCGGGCTTGAGGTGGATGTACTCATCGGCGGTGAGCTGCTCCACCAGGTCCACCAGCTCGGCCTGCTCGCGCGCACGCTGGTGCATGCGCACCGCGACCAGCACCTGGAAGGCGGTCTGCACCACCACATAGCCGGCGTGGATCAGCACGCGCGGGAAATTGGCTTCGCTGATGCAGTAGACGCCGACGCCGGCCGCCTGCAGGCGGTCGAAAAGCACATGGTGCACCGCGATCACCACCGCGCCGGTGAGGATGGGGGCCCAGTGTCGGTAGGCCACCAGAAAGGCCAGGGAGACGAAGACGCCGAAGTGGAACTCCTGCAGGCCGCGGGCGAGCTGGATGTGCAGGGCCACCATGGCCATCACCACCACGGCCATCAGGTGCGCGCTCAAGGCCTGACCCCCGGCCACGGCGTGGCCAGCCAGGGCCAGCAGCAGCAGGGGCAGGGCCAGACCCCAGGCCAGGCCGGGGCTGTCCATGTAGTGCCCGAGGATGATGGCGATCACGGCCTGCAGCGCGATCCAGACCAGCAGCAGCCGGTCGGCTTCACGCCAGGATTGCTCGCGCGCGCTGGGGCGGCTGGATGGGGACAGGGCGTTCGGGCTCATGCACGGGTCTCCTCGGCCGTTGATCAGAGGGTTCCGATCCTTCGGCTCGAGGCCCGGAACCGCCAGGGCCCGAGCATACGGGGAGCGCCGCCATCGTGCCTAGGGCGAGATGGCGGCCCTGCCATGGCCGCGGGGCTTCAGCCCCCGGCGATGCGCTGGTTCAGGTGCGCCAGCGCCTCTTCCACCTGGTCCACCAGCACCAGGCAGAGGTCGCCGGGTTGCAGGCGCTCCAGGGCGCGGTCGATGGCGGCGAACTCGCCGCGGATCTCTTCCACATGGGAGGTGCGGCTGGCGCCTTCCAGGCCCTGACGCAGCAGGGCCAGCACCTCACCGTCCTCGCGACCGCGCTGGCAGGCGTCCTGGAACAGGATGGCCTCGTCGAAGGCCGCGCCCAGGATCTGGGTCTGGACGCGGATGTCCTCGTCGCGGCGGTCGCCGGCGCCCGAGATCACCACCGAGCGGCGCTTGGCCGGCATGACCTCCACGGCCTGCACCAGGGCGCGCATGGCATCGCCGTTGTGGCCGTAGTCGGCCACCACGGTGGCGCCGCGGTAGTCCATCACATTGAAGCGGCCCGGCACATTGTCGGCATCGCTGCTGAAGCTGGCCACGCCGCGGCGGATGGTGTCCCAGTCCAGACCCACGCCCCAGCCGGCGGCCACGGCGGCCATGGCGTTCTCCACCTGGAAGGGGATGCTGCCGGCGCGGGTGAAGGGGATGTCACGCAGCGGGATGGTCTCGCGCCAGCTGCCCTGGGCGGCCACCAGCTGGTCGCCGTCCACATAGACGCAGCGCTTGCCCTGGGAACGGTGGGCGGCCATCAGCGGATGGTGGCGGTCGGCGGCGAAGAAGATGATCTGGCCGGGGCAGACCGCGGCCATGTTGGCCACCACCGGGTCGGTGGCATTGAGCACGGCATAGCCGGTCTGGGCCACGTTCTGCACGATGACGCGCTTGACCAGGGCCAGCTCTTCCACGGTGTTGAGGAAGTTCATGCCCAGGTGGTCGCCCTCGCCCAGATTGGTGACCACGGCCACCTGGCAGCGGTCAAAGCCCAGGCCCTCGCGCAGGATGCCGCCGCGCGCGGTCTCGAACACCGCGGCTTCCACATCGGGGTGCATCAGCACATTGCGGGCGCTCTTGGGGCCGGAGCAGTCGCCGCTGTCGGTCTGGCGGCCGTCCACATAGACGCCGTCGGTATTGGTCATGCCCACCTTGAGTCCGCAGGTGGCGAACAGGTGCGCGATCAGGCGCGAGGTGGTGGTCTTGCCATTGGTGCCGGTGACGGCCACCACGGGGATGCGGCCGTCCTCGCTCTTGTGGCCGCTGCCGTAGAGGTGGCTGATGATGGCCTCGCCCACATTGCGGCCCTTGCCGTAGCTCGGCGAGAGGTGCATGCGCAGACCCGGCGCGGCATTGACCTCGACGATGCCGCCGCTGACCTCTTCCAGCGGGCGCATCACGCTCTCGGCCACCACGTCCACGCCGCAGACATGCAGGCCCACGACCTGGGCCGCGGCGATGGCGCGAGCGGCCACATCGGGGTGCACGTCATCGGTCACATCGGTGGCGGTGCCGCCGGTGGAGAGGTTGGCGTTGTTGCGCAGGATCACGCGGCGGCCCTTCTCGGGCACGTCATCCGGGGTCAGGTCCTGCAGGGCCAGGCGGGCCACGGCGATGTCATCGAAGCGGATCTTGGTGAGCGAGGTGGCGTGGCCGTCGCCGCGCTTGGGGTCGGCATTGACCTTGTCCACCAGCTGCTTGACGGTGAGCTCGCCGTCGCCGATCACATGCGGCGGGTCGCGGCGGGCCGCGGCCACCAGCTTGTCGCCCACCACCAGCAGGCGGTAGTCGCTGCCGGGCAGGAACTTCTCGACCATGACCTGGCCGATCTCGGCCGCGGCCTTGTAGGCCACTTCCATGTGCTCGCGCGAGGCCACATTGACCGTCACGCCCTTGCCCTGGTTGCCGTCCTGGGGCTTGACCACCACGGGCAGGCCCACCTCCAGCGCGGCTTCCCAGGCGTCGTCCACGGTGTCCACCGGGCGGCCGATGGGCACGGGCACGCCGGCCGACTGCAGCAGGCGCTTGGTCAGGTCCTTGTCCTGGGCGATGGATTCGGAAACGGCGCTGGTGTTGTCCACCTCGGCGGCCCAGATGCGGCGCTGCTTGGCGCCCCAGCCGAACTGCACCAGGCTGCCCTGGGTCAGGCGGCGAAAGGGCACGCCGCGCGCCACGGCGGCGTCCACGATGGAGCCGGTGGAGGGGCCCAGGCGCACGTCCTCGTCCAGCTCGCGCAGGCGGGCCACGGTGGCGTCGGTGTCAAAGCTGCCGCCCTCGGTCTGGGCGGCACGCAGCAGTTCCACCGCGGCCTCGAAGGCCTGGCGGCCCACGTCTTCCTCGCTGTACTCGACCACCACCTGGTAGGTGCCGGCCTCGCTGGTGACATGGGTGTGGCTGAAGGTGACCGGGCAGCCGGCCTGGGCCTGCAGGGCCAGGGCGGCCTGCTCCAGCACATGGGCCAGGGAGACCGGCAGGCGCTGGGCGCTGGCCGGGCGCAGGGCGCCGATGCCCGGGAAGAGGGCGCGCAGCCGGCCCTCGAAGCCGGGGATCTCGGCGATATTGCGCTCGGTGTCGCTGCAGCTGACCACGGCCTCGATGGCCGTGTGGCGGCTCCACATATTGGGGCCGCGCAGGGCGCGGATGCGGGAGACTTCCATGGTGGTGTTTCTTCTTGGCGAGGGGCGTCGTCGGGATCAGGCCTGCAGGGGCTGGAAGGTGTCCAGGCCGGCGGAGATCAGCTCGGGCGGGATGTTCAGGGCCCAGGCGGTGGCCACGGCGGCCAGCACCGTCTCGGCGCTCAGGCCGCTGACACCGGCCGCGGCGTAGCGGGCCAGCACGGTGTCGACCTGGGCGCCGGGCATCTCGGAGCTGCCCTGGGCCAGCATGGCCATGCCGCCCTGCAGGAAGACGGCGCGGCCGCCCTTCTCGCGGTGGGCGGCCAGCAGGGCCGGGTCGGCGGCGTAGAACAGCACCTCGCCGTCGGAAAGCTCGGCCATCTCGACCAGGGCGGGCACGGCGGCGTTGAGCACGGCCACGCCCTCGGGCAGGACCACGTCCACCTGGGTGCGCAGCACCTTGTAGAGCTGCTCCTCGCTGCGGATGTCGTGCGCGTCCAGCTGGCCCAGGCCGTCCATATCCGTGACCACGCCCACCAGGCAGCGGTCATAGGCCAGGCCG is part of the Shinella sp. XGS7 genome and harbors:
- the cphA gene encoding cyanophycin synthetase, with protein sequence MEVSRIRALRGPNMWSRHTAIEAVVSCSDTERNIAEIPGFEGRLRALFPGIGALRPASAQRLPVSLAHVLEQAALALQAQAGCPVTFSHTHVTSEAGTYQVVVEYSEEDVGRQAFEAAVELLRAAQTEGGSFDTDATVARLRELDEDVRLGPSTGSIVDAAVARGVPFRRLTQGSLVQFGWGAKQRRIWAAEVDNTSAVSESIAQDKDLTKRLLQSAGVPVPIGRPVDTVDDAWEAALEVGLPVVVKPQDGNQGKGVTVNVASREHMEVAYKAAAEIGQVMVEKFLPGSDYRLLVVGDKLVAAARRDPPHVIGDGELTVKQLVDKVNADPKRGDGHATSLTKIRFDDIAVARLALQDLTPDDVPEKGRRVILRNNANLSTGGTATDVTDDVHPDVAARAIAAAQVVGLHVCGVDVVAESVMRPLEEVSGGIVEVNAAPGLRMHLSPSYGKGRNVGEAIISHLYGSGHKSEDGRIPVVAVTGTNGKTTTSRLIAHLFATCGLKVGMTNTDGVYVDGRQTDSGDCSGPKSARNVLMHPDVEAAVFETARGGILREGLGFDRCQVAVVTNLGEGDHLGMNFLNTVEELALVKRVIVQNVAQTGYAVLNATDPVVANMAAVCPGQIIFFAADRHHPLMAAHRSQGKRCVYVDGDQLVAAQGSWRETIPLRDIPFTRAGSIPFQVENAMAAVAAGWGVGLDWDTIRRGVASFSSDADNVPGRFNVMDYRGATVVADYGHNGDAMRALVQAVEVMPAKRRSVVISGAGDRRDEDIRVQTQILGAAFDEAILFQDACQRGREDGEVLALLRQGLEGASRTSHVEEIRGEFAAIDRALERLQPGDLCLVLVDQVEEALAHLNQRIAGG